Proteins encoded by one window of Bubalus bubalis isolate 160015118507 breed Murrah chromosome 4, NDDB_SH_1, whole genome shotgun sequence:
- the LOC112584387 gene encoding olfactory receptor 9K2-like — protein MGDKGAGNHSDVTDFILVGFRVRPELHILLFLLFLLVYGMVLLGNISMIGIIVTDSQLNTPMYFFLGNLSFIDLFYSTVIAPKAMVNFMSEKKTVSFVGCAAQFFFFALFIVTEGFVLAAMAYDRFIAICNPLLYSVHMSRRLCTQLVAGSYFCGWVSSILQVSITFSVSFCASRVIDHFFCDSYQIEKISCSNLFVNKMVSLSLAACIILPTVVVIVVSYMYIVTTVLKIPSSEGRKKAFSTCSSHLGVVSLLYGTVSFMYLTPPSNPELRKVVSVFYILVTPMLNPLIYSLRNKDVKQALRKILWKKKALS, from the coding sequence ATGGGTGACAAGGGAGCAGGCAACCATTCAGATGTAACTGACTTCATTCTTGTAGGCTTCAGGGTCCGTCCAGAGCTCCacattctcctcttcctcctattCCTGCTTGTCTATGGCATGGTCCTTTTGGGGAACATTAGTATGATTGGCATCATTGTGACTGACTCCCAGCTGAACACACCAATGTATTTCTTTCTAGGCAATCTCTCCTTCATTGACCTCTTCTACTCCACTGTTATTGCACCTAAGGCCATGGTCAACTTCATGTCTGAGAAAAAGACCGTCTCTTTTGTAGGGTGTGCTGCCCAGTTCTTCTTTTTTGCACTCTTCATTGTAACAGAAGGGTTTGTCCTGGCggccatggcctatgaccgcttcaTTGCCATCTGCAATCCTCTTCTTTACAGTGTCCATATGTCAAGACGCCTTTGCACTCAGCTGGTGGCTGGTTCCTATTTCTGCGGTTGGGTCAGTTCCATCCTCCAAGTCAGCATTACATTCTCAGTGTCTTTCTGTGCCTCCCGAGTCATTGATCACTTCTTCTGTGATTCTTACCAAATTGAGAAGATCTCCTGTTCTAATCTCTTTGTCAATAAGATGGTATCTCTTAGTTTGGCTGCCTGCATtattttgcccacagtagttgtTATTGTAGTATCTTACATGTATATTGTAACCACAGTCTTGAAGATCCCCTCCAGTgaaggcagaaagaaagcctTCTCCACTTGCAGCTCCCATCTGGGCGTGGTAAGCTTGCTTTATGGGACTGTCTCCTTTATGTATCTCACACCTCCAAGCAATCCTGAACTTCGTAAAGTGGTTTCAGTATTTTACATATTGGTTACACCCATGCTAAACCCTCTGATTTATTCTCTAAGAAACAAAGATGTCAAACAAGCTTTGAGAAAAATCTTATGGAAGAAAAAAGCTTTATCCTAA